GACAGCACGGTGTGGGGCACCCCGGCCGCCAGCAGCGCGGCGGAGAGGTTCTCCACCGCCAGGAGGTCTCCCAGGGTGGCGCCCCGGGGCCAGCTGCCCCACCACACGAGGGCCACCGGAGAACAGGCCGGGGGCTGGCGCCAGCCCCGCAGCCCGGCGGGCAGCAGTCCGGTGAGCCGGGGGCGGCCAGGTTCAGCCATGGGGCGCCTCCCCGGGGGAGGGGAATCCCGGGCCGGGGGGCCAGTGGCGGCTGCGGCGCACGGCCACCACGCCGGTGAACCCCGGCACGGGGGCGGCGCACTTGCGCAGCTCCAGCCGCACCGGCACCGCCCCGTAGAGGGCCTCGACCCGGCTGAGGATGCGCTCGCTGAAGTGCTCCAGGGTGAGGCACTCTGTGCGGGGGGCCAGCCGCTGCAGGTCCGCGATCAGGCGGCTGTAGTCAAGGCTGGCGGCCAGGGCGTCGTCGCGGCCGGCCTGGCGCAGATCGGCAGCGAGCACCACATCGAGCTCGAACCACTGCCCCCGTTGCCGCTCCTGCTCCAGCACCCCCACGTGGGCCCAGAGGCGCAGGCCCCGCACCACGATCTGATCGGTGCTCACAGGGGCAGGGCGCGGTGGGTGAAGGCGCGGACCCCCGTGGCGTAGTCGGCGGCGATGTGCCCCTCCCCCCGC
This portion of the Cyanobium sp. NIES-981 genome encodes:
- the folB gene encoding dihydroneopterin aldolase, with the protein product MSTDQIVVRGLRLWAHVGVLEQERQRGQWFELDVVLAADLRQAGRDDALAASLDYSRLIADLQRLAPRTECLTLEHFSERILSRVEALYGAVPVRLELRKCAAPVPGFTGVVAVRRSRHWPPGPGFPSPGEAPHG